The Anopheles maculipalpis chromosome 3RL, idAnoMacuDA_375_x, whole genome shotgun sequence genomic sequence GCAAATCGTACAAAAAACTACGTCCACTCGATCTCAACCACATCATTGATATCCTGTCGGATGATCTGTTCTTCGGGTCGGATCTAAAGTTTATCTCCTGGGAGGTGCTTGATGAAGCGCTCGAGGAAGATCCGGAACTGCTGCAGAAGCTTGCCTCGCTCGCCCGTGATAAGGAGGTGCAGCAGCTGAAGAAGATGTTGGGTGAGCATGGGGAGGAGGTCGTACAGTATGTTCCGATTGATAGGAATGAGATTGGTACGGCCAACAGCCGATCGTACATGTACCGGGTGGATAGAGCCGATCCGAACAAGGAACGTATCGAGTATCAGCAGTGAAGGCGAAACGACCTCGAATGAAGGAGTACACGGAATGCGGAAAGGGAGATATAGGCTGCGGACCGGATGGGGGCGTACGGAACATTAAACAAGATGGAGCTCggtgtctgtttgtgtgtgttgtatactattaattaaataaagtgATATCGTGTTTTTTCAGAGCAAGTTAAAAATGATTATACTTACTGTTTACAAAAGGCAAACATTGAAGTTTGCCTAAGTCTGAACTAAtttagttttgattttctatttatGTTATGATGTAATTGAAACTGTAACAGCAGTTGAACTCAATGACAGAACGTTATAAGCTTTCAAGTGTCAATAGAGCGCCATTTTTATTGCGGCTTACTTAGATCAAGTGAACACATCAGTAAGACAGGAAGTAAGACAGTAAGATAGGAGCTATGGTTGAAGTTGTTTGGTGTCATTTACATGATTCATTATTCAATTCACAAGCCCGTTAACCCATTCACCAAGCCTTTTTATTTACATCTGATTGCGACTAACTTTATGTAAGTCTTAAACATAAGtgtaaagaaaggaaaaatccttctttattgtaaaaaaaagcttatttGAATTGCTGGTGATGTAACCCACTTCTTACATCACTCGAAACCGTTGATTGATTGTGGCTACTTGAATGACTTGAATGATTTAAGACATCCTATCCGTACCCTAATATGACTACCATCACGAAATAATACATAAGCATCAAATGTaccaattttaattttccaatgcAATCCATTTATCCAATCAATAGCCATTTGTCATCAGTTTGACACAGCTCTAAGCAAGTAGCCCAAAGGAAAAGGAACTACAGCGCACAAAAATGCACAACTTTGCATAAACTAAGACGGGAGAGTACGTCAGCAGCGAGAAGGAGGAAACgaaggcaagaaaaaagacCGCTTTTTTGCCAGAAAATTGCTTCCATTTGTCGTGAAAACTGAGAATGCTTGTACGACAGGCACCCTACGGTTGTGGATGGCCTCCGCACGGCACGATCAACCCAAGTGTCACTGTCATTCGGTGTGCTGTGCCATGTCGACTCGTTGCTCCCGCACACGGCGGTATCCTCACAAACCGAGCTAGACTGCCTCGAGCAGACACGGCGGTGACCACAAGCACCTCACCTCTGTTGGTTTTCTCCGttcttttcctgcttttctcGTTCGAAGTTCAGAAGATGGAGTTTTGTGCATTCCGGTTTTACTGGGACGGTTTTGGAACTGTACAGCGGGAATCGCTCAACCCGCAGGCAGAATAAAGGTTGCGGTCTGGCTACTGAGTCTACCGGGCTCGGTAATTGGTTGGCTCTTGGATCGGTCTAgaattggtttcgggggagaGCAGGTTCTCGGTATTATTGCCCGCCGGGCACTGATTTTGCAATTAACTGTGGCTGAGTTTCGTGCAGAATGCGAAATGTTGACAGCTGCCAGGGCAATGGTGACGGAGCTGCCTTGAAGTGACCGAAGCCATGTTTCCCGGTCGTGGGGTCAGACAAAGCGTCTAGATTCTGACTGGGTTGCAGCGCGTTCTGAAATCCTCTTATCTGTTTTAAATATCTAGAATGGTTTCTGCGTTGTAGAACTTTAagacaaaaatattacttccGAGCATTGAAAAATCAGTGTTAAACATGTGCAAAAACTTTCTCCAAATTCTTAAGGAATTAGTACAACGATGTATCATTTTAGTGATGAAGcgataaaattgataaattgaaataatgtAAACCATGTTTTACCATGTTCACATTTGCGAAAGAAGGCGTGGCTACGATACAAAATGAACTACAGCTACAGGTGTGGTCGAAATTGTATGGTTAGAGTGTAGGAAACCATTGGTATTCCATTGTTTCTTACATGTTCGAAAGCACAACAATTAGagcattttattgtaaaatttaataaaaacatttaagtAAAACTTGTGACTAATTTAAGAGTAAGAATCGCAATAATAAAAGCATAAAGCTTTTTACAATAAACTGTGAAAAAtcttaatttgatttaaaccATCATCTCAATGATATAAATTATAGttgttcaaataaatattgaattgTTTAGTCGGGACCTTTACTTATATTCATCTTCAGTACACAAGAGGACCCTGTCGGCTTTGGACATGAAACTACAACTATTGTTGGGTTAAATACTTAAAAGTGTGCAGTTATTCAAAGGGTAAAAACACGAAAGATTAGGAATCAAGCATAGTGACAACACTTTAGTTTCATGAAGTTTTCCATAACTtgtttaaaactttttaaaatgtacttttttaatatttcgaaTAGcgtggccgtattgctatttaATCGATCTATGAGCACGGTAAACACCTGAAACACTTGGCCgttagaattggattgaggattaatgcgacgaagacaaagtACCGCACAGCCGGTGGTTCAGACCGTGATTttgcccgactcggaagctgATGGAATCGCCCGATCGGACAACGACCTAGGTAGCTAAATTTGAAGGCGCGTTTTTCAGGGTaatcgtgtctactacggGCTCCACAAACTCCAATAAATAATGTATAGGACAGTGATCGCGTTTGGCAGTCCACTATGGGTACGAAGCCCAGCGGTTTTACGGCGACAGATATCCTGTAAGAAAATCCAGAACAATACGATGATTGAGGCCCGTGATGAAGACTTGCCAAATTCCCCGCTAAACACTCAACAAGCCTTCCGCCTCAAAAGGACTTCATTTGGCACTGGGGGCCCTCAACCTCCACTTAGCTTATGGCCTCCCCGGGACGAAATACGTCACTGGCCTCACCAGCAAAGTGCTCGTCAGTGACCCATCTggtacgaggcgtagaggaagacagtgagctcgttggctgtATAAGGTGGATCAAACCTGACGGAAATCGGATTAAGTCGTGGATGAACGACTTCTGAAAGAAGTCTAGAAAGtttacaacaaaaccaaacaaaaaatctaataagaaattaaataattcacAACGCTTTAAAAAACctctatcttttttttattaaattatactaatggagacgcctggcaTGTTGTACTGAGCATGATCAAAGGATGTTGAGTTAGTGAATATAATAGTATTAAATCaattgaaatgtaaataaatgttgCTTAGCAActagttttaaataaaatccatAGTAAAAATTTGCTGAagttaattaaatattaaataaaattacgcCTGAATTCACAGCAGTTAGCAGCATCAATCTTTCCACACGCTTGTAATTTTACACGCTTGCAGATTAAGATCTCATTAACCCTTCgaagctatttttaaattacaaaatataCAATTATCCTtccaaaaggaaaatgaagatTTCATTGCAACCGCAAAGCTTTCAGGGTTTCCTTTGTATTGTCGAACGATTAAACACATAGATTTGATTGATCCAACGACATGCTATTATGCAGTCAACAGTGTGGTTTTAACTCGTTTGCCAGCAGCTCCAGCTGTCTTACCCGCAATCGAAAAGTAAGGCGTTGAACCACATGAACCAACCCTAACACCCAGCTTGTCCTTAAATCATGTAACCctaagtttgaaaaaaaaaaaaacagaaggaaaacaagTGTTTTTAACGCCATTTTACAATGCAATGTATGGCTCGAGGGGCCCAACAATGtttgcctctctctctctctcgctttccaAAGCTGTAATGGAGATGCTTAAATGAGGGATGTTTCACCACAAACGATCCACCGTTTAAAtgcaaaggaagcaaaacgaTCGACATTTATTAGTACGAAATTGAATGTGATTACGTGCGGAATTGGTGGGCTGATGGTAGCAGCTTGAGCGTGCGCGCGCACCCATCGATGACGACCGCTTATGGGTAAACGACGATAGCTTTATGATCTTCATCAGCATGCACAATGATAGTAGTTGCCCGGCTGTGCATTCTTCTGTTGCGTTGGATCGCCTTTTTGGTGAAGGGCTACTAGTGGCCGATTATGCTCGATCATTACCGATCGTGATGTTGGTGTGGCAATGTCaagggaaaacgaaggaatggAAGTGTTGGGTTGTACATTTCTTTGATTCTGGCACGTGGTGGTTggccatttctttttttactaaaCTTGAGAATAATAAACACGTGTCAAAGATGAATgtttaaatgattaaattacACGAACCCGCGATGTTTTGAGGATCGAATTGGAACATATTGTGAGGATATGATAtggtaagaaagaaaaaaagccaatCGGACGCTTTAAATTGCAAGAAAAGtatagaaaagaaagaatcTGAAGGATGGAATCTCAAGAACACAATAGGAGTGAAATAAATTCCTTATCgttgaacaaatttttcattttcgaattaaaaatttgatgCTAAAAACTGTAATTAAAGAattttagaataatttttaaaaattcataaagcTTAATACAGCAACGGAACTAATCAAACCCTAAAAGACAACGACATGTGAGACACGAGCTAAAGGATTAGTGGCCGACAGTTGGTAGCTGCTTTCGATTGCCTTGAATCTCTTCCCGAAAGAACCGCACCGCACCATCTTTTATTCATGTTTTCAAAGAAagcctttttgctttttggcaGCCAAAACACGGTAAACATGCAAATCACATTCTTTCCAAGGCATTCgctaccacaaaaaaaaaaacggcccaCAAAGAAGGTCTAGACGTTGGTGCTGGTTCTTGCTGCTGGTTGTGAaaggtgtgtgttttagttaGACTGCCATGTCCATTCCACCTGAGCGACTGCAGTCGCCGGCCGTCGATTGCAGCCGGGATGCAGGGCAAATGAGTAGTCAACCCCGGTCCCAAACTCCCTGTTGAAGTTCGTCTATGCAGCATATCAttatcgtttcgtttcgatttcgGATTCTGGGAATGGAGGTTCCCGCACATCAAATTGGCGTGTTCCGGCATTGACGTGAGCTGCCGATCAGTGTGTGTATGCGGTGtgttgctgccttttttttgttgcttcagtTTTGGAAACACGaaatttgctttcttttgctgtccGGCCTTTGGCTTCAAGGTGCATCGTGCAACTGTGTGTTTGAtagggttttgtttggtgttgaaAGCATTGGATTGTATTCATGGGTTGTGCATTAATTTTAAGAAGGAGCGAAGGATCGATTGATCCGCAGCAGGACAGGAGCATATGTTGAATATGGATGTGCGATTCCTTCTGGAGTTGTAGGAGCTAAGCGTCCCTAAAGGAGGCTATTAGGTGGATCGGGGTTtgtgtttgaataaaatgctCCTATGTTATTATTATCTATGGAAAGTGAAAGCAACGGGAACAATATTATGCACAAAAGGATGTGTTTCTTGACTTGCCTTTTTTAACAAGTGGATATTAATCTGTTCATTTAGAATATAAAATAGCTACAGCAAAgtatgtaaaattaaaaaacccAGTAATGTATTCACAAGATTTAAAGACTGTCATTTAACATTTGGTATTTAAGGAAAGTTAAATCtagttttaatttataatattttagtGGCGATTTTAAGTTATGAGTCtaacattttttcaaaaaataattgtatgaGAAGTCAAACGTTAAAAAGTTAATACATATGTCAGCTTAAAGTCAGCTAATATGGGCCAAAACTGCCAAGGAACGGTTACTGAGGAATGGTTTTTACTAGGAGTTGTATCGTTGAATGTCTAAATACGATACACCCATAAGACCGAATACGTATGACCTGTGAATCAAGCAAGAAATAGTCTAATAAATAGGATAAGATTCTGCCCATCTACcagaaaaatagaacaaaaactgATGAggctttatttttgcaaaatttggaTATCAAATTGTCATATGATAATTTGTCAGCATGTGGGGCTGACTACATTAAtgaagaattatttatttaagctAACATCAGTTACATCACACATCACATTCATCAGTAGATGAATGTTATATGAGGTTTAGAAAGAGCTGAAAGGTTTAGAAAGAACTTTATATTCAcgaaagcaatttttttatttagattttttataaattcaacGGACCGCAAGGCGCTGTTCAAGCATGCTAAAGCTATTTTAATTTAAGGACACAAATGCTAACCAAGACAAGACAGAAGTCAAGTTGAGCTCGTCACGAACACCCTAACAAGAATGACTCTAAAGAACCGAAACGATCTCCTAGCTCGAAGCGTTCTCTCCGGCACGTAAAAGTTGATCGCGAAGATCAGAGAAGGGATGAAGGACCTTAGTATATTACAGGCTCCTAGAGCGGCTCAGTGGTGTAGGCGGCAGCGGGCGAAGGGTCTTCAAAaggcaggaccgtggttcaaatctcatcccgaccgtcctcccgtagtgaggactgacaattcaactacgtggtgttgGCAAGTGGCACCTTAGGTCGTTAAGCAAGAAGAAGGCACCTGAGATTATCTTTAGGTGGGTCAAGGATGACAGAGCCGCAGGCTACCACACTACGAATTTTTACTGTACTGCTGATCGAACCAGCGAACTTCAGCACGAGCAGAGAAGACGCTTCCAGCAGCCAGGCAGCAGCTACTGCTCACTCCAAGGAGCATTAACGTTCGATGATTGATGTAATCAGATTGTAAGCATCAGGAAAGATGTCACTCGAATGGAAATGTACTCCTCGACGCTTACTTTCAGGCTATTTAGTTTTACAATTTCAACTAACACTTTCTTCTCCTAATTATGAAAGGGTTCCCTATCTGGGATGCGCTCGGTTGTTTCATTAAACTGCGTTCGGAGGTCATCCAAAGCTTAGATCATCAAAGTACAAGAGATCCAAAGTCTAGTATCAAAGTACAAGAGATCCACTTTCAGGGTGTATTCGGACGTTTCGTTATCAAGTCTATGAGAGCGAAGTCCTTACCATAGGGATCTCATGCCTTAGTGTTTAGGGATTTCCTTTTAATaaccgtgaaagggcaccttATAACGGATGagcttgtttgtttcattgcaTTGTGTTCTACGGTCATTCAACGCCTAGATCTATAGGACCATCTCGATAGGACCAACTAGTGAAATGCAAGATTACGTTCTTAGTAAAAAATACCACGATACAATCGGTATCAAATCTCAACCAGGGGAAGGTATGGCTATACTACAGCTCCGAGCAAAAGGAAGTAATAAATTGCAGGCTATGGCTTCCTGAGGTTGTAATGCCAAACTCTACAGCTAAGGAGCAGGCCAAACAAGCTGCAAATAGCAAATCAGGACCTCTTAAGAATGTCAGAAtgaaagatgaagaaaaatgtataacTTCTTGACatctaatacaaaaatattttaatcaaattctTGTTGATGCATACGTTTCAACCGCAACCTGGCACTACGACATGTATGTACCTTCCTGGGGGTTCAGTTATCAAAATCTAATCTGCTCCATTTGATCATTCTTTAAGTA encodes the following:
- the LOC126563047 gene encoding uncharacterized protein LOC126563047, coding for MKLVILFALVCYAFGSESPGFFIKLSKSVPRIGRRGDLENFFLKQSKSVPRIGRRAGGFRMEASTPEENGASWFERYMKTSKRPTQGSLIPDDMGKSYKKLRPLDLNHIIDILSDDLFFGSDLKFISWEVLDEALEEDPELLQKLASLARDKEVQQLKKMLGEHGEEVVQYVPIDRNEIGTANSRSYMYRVDRADPNKERIEYQQ